GCTGGACGGCGGCCCGGGTGGCTGACCACTTTGGCGAAGCCATGTTCAAAACGCTTGAAGCCGCGGAAATCTACCCCGACGTGTATGCACGTCCCCGGGTCTCTGAGTTTCATATCCCATATGTACAGGAGTTCTTTCGCAGGTTGCACGCGAGCGGCAAGCTGGTAGTCAAAAAGGCGCCTTCGCTTTTTTGCAGAAAATGCGACCGCTACGTTTTTGAGGCCTTTGTTTCCGGCAAGTGTCCGCACTGCCTTGCCGGCAGCGGCGGCAACGCGTGTGAAGATTGCGGCCAGCCCAATGATTGCGTTGACCTGGTTGACCCAATTTGCAAAACCTGCGGCGGGCGTCCGGAGATTGTTTCCATGGATCGGGTCTATTTTCCACTTGCGCCGTATGCGGAGCAGTTGAAGAACTATTACCAGTCGGCCAACATGAATCCCCATCTTCGCTCCTTGTGCGAGCAGATGCTTCGCCAGGGGCTTCCGGAGATTGCCTTGACGCACCACACCGATTGGGGAATTCCCGTGCCGCTGGCCGGTTTTGAAGATCAGCGCATCTATGTGTGGTTTGAAATGGCGCCGGGATTTCTAGCTGCTACACAGGAATTGGCGCGAAAATCGGGAGATGTCGGCGGCTGGGCCGATTACTGGAAGCAGGAGGGATCCAGCATTGTGCATTTCTTCGGCTTTGATAATGGATACTTTTTCGCGCTACTGTTTCCCGCCTTGTTTCTCGCTTACGATGCTGGGATAAAGCTCCCAGATACTTTTGTGACCAATGAGTTTTACCGTCTAGACGGGCTGAAGTTTTCCACCAGCCGCAATCACGCAATCTGGGGCAGGGAGTTGCTGAAAGAATCTACGCCGGATGCTGTACGGTTTTATCTAGCCTATACCAATCCTGAGCGCGAGCAAAGC
This region of Terriglobia bacterium genomic DNA includes:
- a CDS encoding class I tRNA ligase family protein — encoded protein: MSQHSAQQFPERVLVTATPPTPNGDLHVGHLSGPYLGADIYRRYLKLRGVECRYISGADDHQSYTAFKGEQLGWTAARVADHFGEAMFKTLEAAEIYPDVYARPRVSEFHIPYVQEFFRRLHASGKLVVKKAPSLFCRKCDRYVFEAFVSGKCPHCLAGSGGNACEDCGQPNDCVDLVDPICKTCGGRPEIVSMDRVYFPLAPYAEQLKNYYQSANMNPHLRSLCEQMLRQGLPEIALTHHTDWGIPVPLAGFEDQRIYVWFEMAPGFLAATQELARKSGDVGGWADYWKQEGSSIVHFFGFDNGYFFALLFPALFLAYDAGIKLPDTFVTNEFYRLDGLKFSTSRNHAIWGRELLKESTPDAVRFYLAYTNPEREQSNFTREDFYSTVQREPAGAWQKWLQELGQKIKQECQNRVPSLILLEDEQRQFREALRTLVAETEASYSAETFSPQLATRACCELVRQARRFGKSEDHWRNVPGREERRASSVALELLAVKVLALIACPVVPGFAARLWKSLGYASPVSTARWENILEPLPAGTELSGLDVITFEIPTDLAQRHYSVSSKSA